From the Solanum pennellii chromosome 4, SPENNV200 genome, one window contains:
- the LOC107017972 gene encoding eukaryotic translation initiation factor 5A-3-like: protein MSDEEHQFESKADAGASKTYPQQAGTIRKNGYIVIKARPCKVVEVSTSKTGKHGHAKCHFVAIDIFTGKKLEDIVPSSHNCDVPHVNRTDYQLIDISEDGFVSLLTDSGNTKDDLRLPTDENLLSLIKDGFAEGKDLVVSVMSAMGEEQINALKDIGPK from the exons ATGTCTGACGAAGAGCACCAATTTGAATCAAAAGCAGATGCCGGAGCTTCCAAAACTTACCCTCAACAAGCTGGTACTATTCGGAAGAACGGTTACATTGTAATCAAAGCTCGTCCTTGCAAG GTTGTGGAAGTCTCCACTTCCAAGACTGGCAAGCATGGACACGCCAAATGTCACTTTGTAGCAATTGACATTTTCACTGGCAAGAAACTTGAGGATATTGTTCCCTCTTCACATAATTGTGAT GTCCCCCATGTTAATCGTACAGATTACCAGCTTATTGACATCTCCGAGGATGGATTT GTGAGTCTCCTCACTGACAGTGGTAATACTAAGGATGACCTGAGGCTTCCAACAGATGAGAATCTTCTCTCACTG ATCAAGGATGGATTCGCGGAGGGCAAAGACCTTGTTGTGTCTGTCATGTCTGCCATGGGAGAGGAGCAGATTAATGCACTGAAGGATATTGGTCCTAAGTAA
- the LOC107017971 gene encoding isopentenyl phosphate kinase: MEHKKTTKRLRCIVKLGGAAITCKNKLETIDEENLKEVSSQIRQAFVPDSTSANVLGMDWSKRLGQSEAPSFVNDFGDQPVVDSESFIVVHGAGSFGHFQASKSGVHKGGLSRPLVKAGFVATRISVTSLNLEIVRALAREGIPSIGMSPFSCGWSTCQRNMTEADISMVIKAIDAGFIPVLHGDAVLDTLQECTILSGDVIIRHLAAELKPQFVVFLTDVLGVYDRPPVEPGAVLIREIAVREDGSWSVVKPKLEDTSKPVEFTVAAHDTTGGMVTKITEAAMIAKLGIDVYITKAGTDHSVKALSGFLKGGIPDDWLGTAIRYMS; this comes from the exons ATGGAGCACAAGAAAACAACTAAGCGTCTCCGTTGTATCGTTAAACTCG GAGGTGCAGCCATCACGTGTAAAAATAAATTGGAGACTATAGATGAGGAGAATCTTAAGGAAGTTTCGTCCCAGATTCGTCAAGCATTTGTTCCGGATTCTACTTCTGCAAATGTTCTTGGAATGGATTGGAGTAAAAGGCTGGGACAGTCTGAAGCTCCAAGTTTCGTTAATGATTTCGGTGATCAACCAGTTGTGGATTCAGAAAGTTTTATTGTTGTTCATGGAGCAG GTTCCTTTGGACACTTTCAAGCTAGCAAGTCAGGGGTTCATAAGGGTGGACTAAGCCGGCCTCTTGTCAAGGCAGGTTTTGTTGCCACAAGAATTTCA GTCACATCCCTCAATCTTGAAATAGTGAGAGCCCTAGCAAGAG AGGGTATTCCTTCCATCGGAATGTCTCCATTCTCATGTGGTTGGTCAACATGTCAAAGAAAT ATGACGGAGGCTGACATTTCCATGGTCATTAAAGCTATTGATGCTGGTTTTATACCT GTCCTGCATGGAGATGCAGTTCTGGATACATTACAG GAGTGCACTATTCTGAGTGGAGACGTGATAATACGTCATTTAGCAGCTGAACTAAAGCCAcagtttgttgtttttctt ACGGATGTTCTTGGTGTATATGATCGTCCACCAGTAGAACCTGGCGCTGTACTTATCCGGGAAATAG CTGTACGTGAAGATGGAAGCTGGTCAGTAGTGAAACCTAAATTAGAAGATACAAGCAAGCCCG TTGAATTCACAGTAGCTGCACATGACACAACTGGTGGGATGGTAACAAAAATAACAGAAGCCGCCATGATTGCCAAGCTTGGGATTGATGTCTACATAACTAAG GCAGGAACAGACCATTCAGTGAAAGCCCTTAGTGGATTCTTGAAGGGTGGCATACCTGATGACTGGCTCGGAACAGCCATCCGTTACATGAGCTGA